The following coding sequences lie in one Rhodohalobacter barkolensis genomic window:
- a CDS encoding LacI family DNA-binding transcriptional regulator: MPITIYDIAKAAGVSIATVSRVFNQAENVKPQTRKKVLKIADEMGYHPHVYAQGLASKKKNRIVMLAPVMSNYFFTEVLRGIQDSLAEEHFELNIVNIGRKKDAFKLVEETIKKRWAEGYLLVSLHFSEKELKLLKRHNIPVCLVDDFSNSFDSVSFNNEEGAYLATKYLISKGNRQIAVLSANANSIPIRDRLKGYRRALDEFEIPYDENLIITGDSMERDGFTELSGYQAMNKILNLDPIPDAVFCTSDTKAVGAQKALKEHGVHLPLISFDNLTIAEYIGLSTVNQPMYDMGFRATNKLIQRLHNPDLRISNEVHHPELVIRSSSEKLKEVTS, translated from the coding sequence TTGCCTATAACCATATATGACATTGCCAAAGCTGCCGGTGTTAGTATAGCCACGGTGTCCAGGGTGTTTAATCAGGCAGAGAATGTTAAACCGCAAACACGGAAAAAAGTCTTAAAAATTGCGGACGAAATGGGGTATCATCCGCATGTTTATGCACAAGGTTTGGCCAGTAAGAAAAAGAACCGGATTGTAATGCTGGCACCCGTCATGTCCAATTACTTTTTTACGGAAGTTCTCAGGGGAATTCAGGATAGCCTCGCGGAAGAACATTTTGAGCTTAATATTGTAAACATTGGACGGAAAAAGGACGCTTTTAAACTCGTCGAAGAGACGATTAAAAAACGGTGGGCTGAGGGGTATCTGTTGGTATCACTTCACTTTTCTGAAAAAGAGTTGAAATTACTCAAACGCCATAACATTCCGGTTTGTCTGGTGGATGATTTTAGTAACTCATTCGACTCGGTTAGCTTCAATAATGAAGAGGGAGCTTACCTGGCAACGAAGTATCTTATCTCTAAAGGAAACCGACAAATCGCAGTTCTATCAGCGAATGCGAACTCGATTCCCATTCGTGATCGCTTAAAAGGGTACAGAAGGGCTTTGGACGAATTTGAAATACCATATGATGAAAACCTGATTATTACCGGAGACAGTATGGAGCGCGACGGATTTACCGAGTTGAGCGGTTATCAGGCTATGAATAAAATTTTAAACCTTGATCCTATACCCGACGCTGTGTTTTGCACGTCCGATACCAAAGCTGTAGGTGCCCAAAAAGCGTTAAAGGAGCATGGCGTGCATCTCCCGCTCATCAGTTTTGATAACCTAACGATTGCGGAGTACATCGGGCTCTCGACAGTCAATCAACCCATGTACGACATGGGATTCCGAGCTACCAATAAACTCATTCAGAGATTGCACAACCCGGATCTGCGTATTAGCAACGAGGTTCATCATCCGGAACTTGTGATTCGCTCTTCATCAGAGAAATTAAAAGAAGTAACATCATGA